The genomic region GGCGCAAGGTCGACGGTGCCATCGTCGTGGGAATCCCCATCGATACGGACGAGGAGCGCGCGCTCCACACCCTCGGCGTCCAGATCGTGACGGTGAGCGGCATCATCGTGTCGGGTCGCGGCGACACGTCGGTGTTCCCCTCTGTGAGGGTCGACGATGCGGCGGCCGCGCGTCAGGCAGCCGCTCATCTGCTCGCGCTCGGTCACCGACGCATCGGCGTGATCGGCTCGCGGGAGCCCACCATCCCGGAGTGGTTCGTCGACATTCCGCGCGCACAGGGGTTCAGCGAGGCGCTCACCGAAGCAGGGCATCCGCTCGAGCCCGAGATGATCGTGAACGTCGACTGGAATCCCGAGAACGCCGCGCGCGCCGCCGGCCGGCTGCTCAGTGCCTCGCCGCCGCCGACGGCGGTCTTCGCCCACTCGGACGAGCTGGCCGTCGCCGTGATGCGGACCATCCGGCGCGCCGGCCTGCGCGTGCCCGAGGACATCTCGGTGATGGGCGTCGACGACCATCCCATCGCCGCGCTGACCGACCTGACGACCATCGCGCAGCCGGCGGCCGAGCAGGGCGAAGAGGCGGCCACGATGATGCTCGACCTGCTGGCCGGCCGGGAGACCGAGACACAGGTCCTGCTGCCGACGATGCTCGTCCCGCGCGGCAGCACGGCGCGCCCGAGATAGCGCGCCCGAGACGCCCGCCGGGCACTGTTCTGGGCGCGACGACGGTCAGCGCGGCGACGCGCTCACGCACAGACTCGCGTGCTCGAGCGCATCGTCCCGGCACGCGGCCAGGGCCGCGCGCAGCGGCACGGCGAGCGTGCTGGCGAACGTGTTCGTGAAGTGGTTCCGATCGCGGTACGCCAGGACGTCGCCGATGACCGGCACGCACTGCATCGTGGTGCACAGCGCATCGCTGAGATCGAGAACGGCGATATCCTCGGGCACGTCCGCGTCGGCGAGCAGAGCGTCGAGATCGCCGAAGATCTCGTTCGCGGGCCGCGCGCAGTCGGCGATCACGTCGGCGGCGAGGACGCACTCCGGCACCGGCTGGAGGAAGCGTGGGGTGTCGCGGATGCCGACGACGCTCACACCCATCTCGACCAGCCAGCGCCATCCCTCGACCTGATCGGCCGGAGGCGCCACCTCGCCGTTGTGGACCGTCGTCCACGTGAGGATCACGACCACGACGTCCGGCGGATCCGTGCGCAGCGCTTCGGTCACATTCGCCGACCACGCGCGGCAGGGCCGTGCGTCATCGCCGGATTCGGCCAGCCCCCAGCGGCACGCATGCTTGACCACGGCGCTCAGATGCCAGGACTCGTCCTCTGCCACCACCTCCCACGCGGGAATCCAGTGCTCGGTGTGGGAGCCGCCGAGGAGCAGGACATCCAGCGTCGCGTCCTCGGGCTGCACGATCTCGCACACCACCGCCTCCTGCCCGAGGGTGGTGCGGTCGGGAGCCCGTGGGCACTCGTGGCCGTCGACGAGGATGTCGTCGTGCGCGGCGAACCACGCGCTCGGCCGGAACTCCGAGACGGCGCCGGCCTGCGGCGCCGCGGCGGCGCCCGGGTGCCCGGCCGACGGCTCCGAGACCGCCGCGCGCTCGCGGTCGATCACCGCGGTCATCGCGAAGACGCCGGCGAGAGCCGTCGAGCCCACCACGACCAGCGGAACGGCGGTCATGGTCAGGAGTCGACGAGGAGACACGCGCGGGCGGAGCCGGACCACGGGTCGCTCCAGCAGATGGTAGGTGAGGATCGACAGGACGAGCGAGATCCCGAGCACCACGAACGCGCCGACGGTGCCCAGTTCGGGATGACCGCGGGACGCGACGTAGAACACGGCGACGGGCCAGTGCCACAGATACAGCGGGTACGACAGGTCGGCCAGCCACACCAGCGGTCGTGATGTCAGGATGCGACCGGCAGGCCCCCGGTCGCCGGCGGCGAGGACGATGAGGGCCGCACCTCCGACCGGCCACAGGGCCGCCGGTCCGGGGAACAGCGAACCGCCGTCGAAGAGGAACCCGCTGGAGATCACCATCGCGAGGCCGACCATCGCGAGCAGCGACCGCGTGCGGGCGCCGAAGCGGAGGCGTGTCGCGACGAGGCCCAGGAGCGCACCCGCTCCGATCTCCCAGAACCGGGTGAACGAGTCGAAGTAGGCCACCATCTGGTCGACGCGGACGAACCACATCGCATACGCGAAGGATCCTGCGGTCGCGAGCGCCGTCACGGTGATCAGGATGCGGCCGGCCAGGCCGCGGTCGGCCCGCGCGAGCGCCAGGGTCGCCAGCACCACGATGGGCCACAGCAGCAGGAACTGCCCCTGGATGGCGAGCGACCAGAAATGCTGCAGCGGATCCGCTGCCGACGACACCGCGCCGTACGCGAGACCCGTTTCGATCAGCTGCCAGTTCTGGTAGTAGAACGCGGATGCCGCCAGTTCCCGCCCCACGTCGATCCAGCGCGTCGCCGGGAGCACCGCGACGGTGGCCACCCCGACGGCGAGGAGGACGACGGTCGCGGACGGGAACAGCCGCGACGCAGCGCGCGAGTAGTGTCGCGTCACGGAGAAGCCGGGGCGACCGAAGCGGGACAGGACCTCGCGGGCGGCCAGAAAGCCGGTGACGAAGAGGAACACGTCCACGCCACCCGAGACCCTGCCGGCCCCGAGAAGATGGAAGACGACGACCAGCGTGAGCGCGACGCCGCGCAGGCCCTGCAACTCGGCGATGAAGCCGCTCGGGGACGCGTTCGATGTCCGCGAGCCAACATCGAACGCTGTCGCCACCCCGACCCTCCCCGCGATCCCCAGGGACACATTGCACGACAGGCGACCCGCGAGGCAAACCGGCGCCGTCCAGGGCTCTCCGCGCCGGCTCGAGGAGGCGCCGTCAGCGGTCCCTGAGGCTCATCGACCCGCATTCGAGCCGCCGCCCCGGCCGCGGAGGGGACCGACGGTCCCGCCGCGTGCCCGGCCAATCCCGCGCGTCCGCGGGCCCGGTGCGTAGACTCACGCACGACGGAGGAGGATGCATGGCCGAAGAGGCGCCGCGCCAGTTCGAGATCGATCTGCCCCCGGAGCTGATCGGCGGTGCCTACGCCGACTTCGCGAACGTGTGGCACACGCCCACGGTGTTCGTGATGGACTTCCTCACGCTCGCCAAGCCGCCGAGCGACCACGTCGATCCCGAGACCGGCGAGCGTCGCACGCTCGTGCCGGCGCGCGTCGTCAGTCGCATCCGCATTCCTCCCGAGCAGGTCTTCGAACTCGCGAAGGCCCTGACCCAGCAGCTGGAGTTCTGGGAGCAGGAGACCGGCCGGCGCAAGCCGCCGGACTCGCTCCTCGAGGACGAGTAGGCCGCGCGCGAGGGGCTGTCAACCCCCGCTCTCGTGCCCGGCGCTCGACATAGCCTGGCGATGCGCCAACCGGCGCACGTGCGGTGCCCGTTCGGCGAGGGGCGGGCACCGCACCGCCCTCGGCGCCACCCGCGCGGGCTGGATCAGACGGTGCCGTACAGGCGGTCGCCCGCGTCGCCGAGGCCCGGGACGATGTAGCCCTTCTCGTTGAGCTTCTGGTCCATCGCGCCGAGCACGAGCGTCACATCGCGGCCGTCGACCTGCTTCTCGATCGCCGCGACACCCTCGGGAGCGCCCAGCAGGCAGATCGCGGTGACGTCCTGCGCGCCGCGCGCGAACAGGAACTCGATCGCGGCGCCCAGCGACCCGCCGGTGGCGAGCATCGGGTCGAGCACGAAGCACTGGCGGTCGCTGAGGTCGTCGGGCAGGCGCTCGGCGTACGTCGATGGCTCGAGCGTCTCTTCGTTGCGGACCATGCCCAGGAACCCGACCTCGGCGGTGGGGATGAGCTTGACCATGCCCTCGAGCATGCCCAGTCCCGCGCGCAGGATCGGCACGACGAGGGGACGGGGCTCGCTGATGCGCACGCCTGTGGTCCCCGTCACCGGCGTCTTGATGTCGACGCTCTCGACGCGGACGTTGCGGGTCGCCTCGTACGCCAGCAGCGTCACGAGTTCCTCGGTGAGCTGGCGGAACACCGGCGACGGCGTGCGCTCGTCGCGCAGGGCGGTGAGCTTGTGGGTGATGAGCGGGTGTTCGGCGACGTGCAGGCGCATACGCTCAGGTTAGCCGGTGACGTCCTACCCTCGTGATGTGGACATCGCCGCGTCGGACCAGGCCGCCATGGAGCGCGCGCTCGAACTCGCCGCCGCCGCCGGAGAGGCCGGCGACGTGCCGGTCGGGGCGGTGGTGACGGATGCCGACGGCACCGTCATCGGCGAGGGACGCAACGTCCGCGAGGTCACCCACGATCCCACCGGGCACGCCGAGATCGAGGCGATGCGGCGCGCCGCGGCCGCCATCGAATCGTGGAACCTCGAGGGCTGCACGCTCGTGGTCACGCTCGAGCCGTGCGTCATGTGCGCGGGCGCGCTGCTGCAGGCACGCATCTCACGGCTTGTCTTCGGAGCCTGGGACGACAAGGCCGGCGCCGCCGGCTCGATGTACGACGTCGTGCGCGACCGTCGCCTGCCGTACCGCGCCGAGGTGATCGGGGGCGTGGAGGCGGAGGCCGCGACGGCCCTGCTGCGGGACTTCTTCGCCGACCGGCGCTGACGCGGTCAGCCCTCCGAAAGACGGGGGATAACCCGGTGTCCGCGCCCTCCCGTCGTCCCTAGCGTGAAGCTCATGGCCGCGTCGACCACCACCTCGCACACCCCCTCGCCCGCCCCTGCATCGCCCGGGCCCGCGCCGGCGGCATCCGCTCCGCCGATGCTCCGCTCCCGCGTGGGCTGGACCTTCGTGGTGCTCTCGGCTCTGGCGATCGTCGCCTTCGCGGCCGTCCCCTATGCCACCGGCCCGCTCGACGCTCTCGCCGAGCAGCAGGTGGGACTCGCCGAGGCCTACGCGGCGCAGCCGCCGGTCGTCCAGCTCGCCCTCTACGTCCACATCGCGGGCGGGTCGATCGCCCTCGTGCTCGGCGCCCTGCAGTTCTGGCGCGGTCTGCGCGACCGCCTGCCGAACGTGCACCGCTGGTCCGGACGGACCTACCTCGTCTCGGTGGGGCTCGGCGGTGCCGCCGGGCTGGCGATCTCGTTCGTCAGCCCTGCCGGCTGGGTCGGGCTGTTCGGCTTCGGAGCGCTCGCCGTGCTGTGGCTGCTGACCGGCTGGCGCGCCTACCGGGCGATCCGCCGCGGCGACGTCGCGACGCACCAGTCATGGATGATCCGCAACTACGCCCTGACGTTCGCCGCGGTCACCCTGAGGCTCTGGCTGCCGCTGCTGCTGCTCCTGCCGCTGTGGCTCGGCATGCCGTGGGACTTCGACGCGGCGTGGGCGAACGCGTACGCGGCCGTGCCGTTCCTCGCGTGGATGCCGAACCTGCTCGTCGCGGAGTGGCTCATCCGCCGCCGCGGCCTGCCGTCGTATCGCCTGACGCCCGCGGCGCAGTCCTAGCGGGGCAGGTGCGGCAGCACCTCTTCGCCGAGGAACTCCACGTGCTCGGGGTCCTGCAGATCCATGAGCTGGAAGTAGACGCGCTCGGCGCCGAGGGCATGCAGGCGCTCGACCTTCGCGACGATCTCGTCACGTCCCCCGACGATGTTCGCGTCGTTGCGGTAGTCGGCGACCGTTCGGCCGACAGCGGCGGCGCGGCGCTCGAGGTCGGCATCCGACCCTCCCGCGAGCGTCGGCAGTGCGACCGACATCTTCAGGGTCGCGGGGTCGCGGCCCTCGGCCTCGCACGCGCGGCGCACGTTCGCGAACTTGTCGGCGGCGACGGCTTCGGGGACGAACCCGATGTTGAACTCGGTCGCGTACCGGGCGGCGAGCGCCGGTGTGCGCTGGGGGCCGCCGCCGCCGACGATCACCGGCACCGGCTGCTGGACCGGCCGGGGGAGCGCTGGTGCGTTCTCGAGCGTGTAGTGCGCCCCGGCGAACGAGTACGTCTCGTCGGCCGGCGTCGACCACAGGCCCGTGATCAGCGCCAGCTGCTCCTCCAGAAGGTCGAAGCGCTTCGCGGGGAACGGGATGCCGTAGGCGCGGTGCTCCTCCTCGAACCAGCCGGTGCCCAGGCCCAGCTCGACGCGGCCGCCCGACATGGCGTCGACCTGGGCGACCTGCACGGCCAGGACGCCGGGCACGCGGTACGTCACCGACGACACGAGCGTGCCGAGGCGCAGCGTCGAGGTCTCTCGGGCGAGGCCGGCGAGCGTCGTCCAGGCATCCGTCGGCCCGGGGAGCGGGGAGCCGGGACCCATGCGCAGGTAGTGGTCGGAGCGGAAGAACCCCGTGAACCCGAGACGCTCGGCGGTCTGCGCGAACACCAGCTGGTCGTCGTAGCTCGCGCCCTGCTGGGGCTCGGTGAAGATGCAGTACTCCAAGAAAGGTCCTGTCAGTCGGCGGAGCGGATCACGACCTGCTCGGTCGGCGGCTCGGGTTCGGATGCGGGGCGGTAGATGTCGGGTTCGACGTAGATGACGCGGGCGGCGGGGACGACCTCCCGCACGCGCGCCTCGACGGTATCGATGGCCGCGGCGACCTCGCCGAGCGAGACGTCGGCCCGGAAGCCGAGCTTGGCGGCGACCATGAGCTCGTCGGGGCCGAGATAGAGGGTCTTGATGTGGATGATCCGGCGCACCTCGGGACCGTCCTGGATGGCGGCGACGATGCGACGGTGGTCGCTCTCGGTCGCTCCCTCGCCGACGAGCAGGCTCTTGGTCTCGATGCCGAGGGTGATCGCGACGAGGATCAGCAGGGTGCCGATCATGAGGGTGCCCAGAGCGTCGAAGAGCGAGTTGCCGGTTATCGCGGTGAGGCCGACGCCGAGCAGGGCGAACGCCAGGCCGGTGAGGGCCGCGACGTCCTCGAGCAGCACGACCGGGAGCTCGGGCGCCTTGGCCCGGCGGACGAACGCCACCCACGACTGATCCTTCGCGCGGACCGCGTTGGACTCCTTCACCGCGGTGCGCAGCGAGAACGACTCGAGGCCGATCGCGATCAGCAGCACGATGATCGGCAGCCATGCATTCTCGAGCTCGTGCGGGTGGGTGATCTTGTCGACGCCCTCGTAGATCGAGAACAGCCCGCCCACCGAGAACAGGATGATCGCCACGACGAACGCGTACACGTAGCGCTCGCGGCCGTAGCCGAACGGATGCTCGCGGTCGGCCTTCTTCCTCGCCTGGCGGCCGCCGAGCATCAGAAGCAGCTGATTTCCCGAGTCGGCGACCGAGTGGATCGCCTCGGCGAGCATCGACGCCGACCCCGAGATGAACCATGCGATGAACTTCGCCAGCGCGATGCCCATGTTCGCCAGGAACGCGGCGATGATCGCCTTGCCGCCGCCGGATGCGCTCATGCGGTCGAGTCTAGGGACCTGAAGGGACGACAGGTCCCGTCGGATGTCAGTCCGAGGCGCGCAGGATGATCGCCTCGGTCGGCGGGGCCGGGTTCTGGGGCTGGCCGATGTAGCCGATGTGCTCGAGCAGCGCGTGGCGGAACTCCGCCGGGCGCTCCAGGTGGGCCGAGTGCCCGACGCCCTCGAGCGCCACCTCGGTGGCCCTGCCGCCGCGTGCGCCGTACTCGCCGAGCACGTCGCGCGTCTGCGAGACCATCTCCTGCGCGGGGGCGATATCCGCGCCGGGCCAGCCGGGCACGACCCCCAGGGCGCCCAGGTGGTTGATGTCGTAGAACGATGCGTCCGAGACGATCGCGTCGGCGGTCCCGTGGATCCAGAGGATCGGCGGCTTCGGGTCGAGGTCCACGATGCCCGACACGTCGAAGTACTTCGGCGCCATGGTGTTGAGCACGCCGCTCGTGCCGGCGGCGAATCCCGGCCAGTTCTCGGACGAGGTGGAGTCGCCCGGGTAGTTGCCCGACGCCGTCGAGGTGGACAGCATCGATTCCACCCAGACGTCCTCGTTCTCGGTGGTGTACCCCTGCGCGACGTATCCAGAGCGGAACACGCTGCGCGGTGAGGTCGCGGCATCGGTCGAGGTGTCGCCGTCGTTCAGGCGCTGGATGAAGTCGGGATTGCCCGTGCCGCCGCCGCAGCCGGCGTCGTCGTCGGTCAGGCGCGTGCCGTCGCGGCGCGTGCCGCCGAAGCCGTAGGGCGACACCGGCGACTGCAGCGTGAGGCTCAGCACCGGGTGGTCGAGGGCGTACTGCATCACGACGCCGCCGCCCATCGACCAGCCCACGAGATGGACCGGGCC from Microbacter sp. GSS18 harbors:
- a CDS encoding LacI family DNA-binding transcriptional regulator translates to MASNENVLMRDVAQRAGVGVATVSRALSGAPGVSPVTRARIQEIARAMGYVVSPEASRLAKGVTGRVAVVVPHVSRWFFGAVVEGIERVLGPTGTDVLLYQVPDEASRHRFFSELPARRKVDGAIVVGIPIDTDEERALHTLGVQIVTVSGIIVSGRGDTSVFPSVRVDDAAAARQAAAHLLALGHRRIGVIGSREPTIPEWFVDIPRAQGFSEALTEAGHPLEPEMIVNVDWNPENAARAAGRLLSASPPPTAVFAHSDELAVAVMRTIRRAGLRVPEDISVMGVDDHPIAALTDLTTIAQPAAEQGEEAATMMLDLLAGRETETQVLLPTMLVPRGSTARPR
- a CDS encoding acyltransferase family protein, with amino-acid sequence MATAFDVGSRTSNASPSGFIAELQGLRGVALTLVVVFHLLGAGRVSGGVDVFLFVTGFLAAREVLSRFGRPGFSVTRHYSRAASRLFPSATVVLLAVGVATVAVLPATRWIDVGRELAASAFYYQNWQLIETGLAYGAVSSAADPLQHFWSLAIQGQFLLLWPIVVLATLALARADRGLAGRILITVTALATAGSFAYAMWFVRVDQMVAYFDSFTRFWEIGAGALLGLVATRLRFGARTRSLLAMVGLAMVISSGFLFDGGSLFPGPAALWPVGGAALIVLAAGDRGPAGRILTSRPLVWLADLSYPLYLWHWPVAVFYVASRGHPELGTVGAFVVLGISLVLSILTYHLLERPVVRLRPRVSPRRLLTMTAVPLVVVGSTALAGVFAMTAVIDRERAAVSEPSAGHPGAAAAPQAGAVSEFRPSAWFAAHDDILVDGHECPRAPDRTTLGQEAVVCEIVQPEDATLDVLLLGGSHTEHWIPAWEVVAEDESWHLSAVVKHACRWGLAESGDDARPCRAWSANVTEALRTDPPDVVVVILTWTTVHNGEVAPPADQVEGWRWLVEMGVSVVGIRDTPRFLQPVPECVLAADVIADCARPANEIFGDLDALLADADVPEDIAVLDLSDALCTTMQCVPVIGDVLAYRDRNHFTNTFASTLAVPLRAALAACRDDALEHASLCVSASPR
- a CDS encoding DUF3467 domain-containing protein, whose protein sequence is MAEEAPRQFEIDLPPELIGGAYADFANVWHTPTVFVMDFLTLAKPPSDHVDPETGERRTLVPARVVSRIRIPPEQVFELAKALTQQLEFWEQETGRRKPPDSLLEDE
- the upp gene encoding uracil phosphoribosyltransferase, which produces MRLHVAEHPLITHKLTALRDERTPSPVFRQLTEELVTLLAYEATRNVRVESVDIKTPVTGTTGVRISEPRPLVVPILRAGLGMLEGMVKLIPTAEVGFLGMVRNEETLEPSTYAERLPDDLSDRQCFVLDPMLATGGSLGAAIEFLFARGAQDVTAICLLGAPEGVAAIEKQVDGRDVTLVLGAMDQKLNEKGYIVPGLGDAGDRLYGTV
- the tadA gene encoding tRNA adenosine(34) deaminase TadA; the encoded protein is MDIAASDQAAMERALELAAAAGEAGDVPVGAVVTDADGTVIGEGRNVREVTHDPTGHAEIEAMRRAAAAIESWNLEGCTLVVTLEPCVMCAGALLQARISRLVFGAWDDKAGAAGSMYDVVRDRRLPYRAEVIGGVEAEAATALLRDFFADRR
- a CDS encoding DUF2306 domain-containing protein, encoding MAASTTTSHTPSPAPASPGPAPAASAPPMLRSRVGWTFVVLSALAIVAFAAVPYATGPLDALAEQQVGLAEAYAAQPPVVQLALYVHIAGGSIALVLGALQFWRGLRDRLPNVHRWSGRTYLVSVGLGGAAGLAISFVSPAGWVGLFGFGALAVLWLLTGWRAYRAIRRGDVATHQSWMIRNYALTFAAVTLRLWLPLLLLLPLWLGMPWDFDAAWANAYAAVPFLAWMPNLLVAEWLIRRRGLPSYRLTPAAQS
- a CDS encoding LLM class F420-dependent oxidoreductase is translated as MEYCIFTEPQQGASYDDQLVFAQTAERLGFTGFFRSDHYLRMGPGSPLPGPTDAWTTLAGLARETSTLRLGTLVSSVTYRVPGVLAVQVAQVDAMSGGRVELGLGTGWFEEEHRAYGIPFPAKRFDLLEEQLALITGLWSTPADETYSFAGAHYTLENAPALPRPVQQPVPVIVGGGGPQRTPALAARYATEFNIGFVPEAVAADKFANVRRACEAEGRDPATLKMSVALPTLAGGSDADLERRAAAVGRTVADYRNDANIVGGRDEIVAKVERLHALGAERVYFQLMDLQDPEHVEFLGEEVLPHLPR
- a CDS encoding cation diffusion facilitator family transporter; amino-acid sequence: MSASGGGKAIIAAFLANMGIALAKFIAWFISGSASMLAEAIHSVADSGNQLLLMLGGRQARKKADREHPFGYGRERYVYAFVVAIILFSVGGLFSIYEGVDKITHPHELENAWLPIIVLLIAIGLESFSLRTAVKESNAVRAKDQSWVAFVRRAKAPELPVVLLEDVAALTGLAFALLGVGLTAITGNSLFDALGTLMIGTLLILVAITLGIETKSLLVGEGATESDHRRIVAAIQDGPEVRRIIHIKTLYLGPDELMVAAKLGFRADVSLGEVAAAIDTVEARVREVVPAARVIYVEPDIYRPASEPEPPTEQVVIRSAD
- a CDS encoding alpha/beta hydrolase; protein product: MTLFEGITERVIDTPRLRVNVLERSGDDPATPPERTVVLIHGNVSSSLFWQEIMEDLPNDLRVIAIDLRGFGGSEHAPIDATRGVRDFSDDVHAALEAMGVGPVHLVGWSMGGGVVMQYALDHPVLSLTLQSPVSPYGFGGTRRDGTRLTDDDAGCGGGTGNPDFIQRLNDGDTSTDAATSPRSVFRSGYVAQGYTTENEDVWVESMLSTSTASGNYPGDSTSSENWPGFAAGTSGVLNTMAPKYFDVSGIVDLDPKPPILWIHGTADAIVSDASFYDINHLGALGVVPGWPGADIAPAQEMVSQTRDVLGEYGARGGRATEVALEGVGHSAHLERPAEFRHALLEHIGYIGQPQNPAPPTEAIILRASD